A genomic region of Pseudomonas sp. MPC6 contains the following coding sequences:
- the trxB gene encoding thioredoxin-disulfide reductase, whose translation MSEVRHSRVIILGSGPAGYSAAVYAARANLKPLLITGMQAGGQLTTTTEVDNWPGDVHGLTGPALMERMKEHAERFETEIVFDHINAVDFAAKPYTLTGDSATYTCDALIIATGASARYLGLPSEEAFMGKGVSACATCDGFFYRNKPVAVVGGGNTAVEEALYLANIASTVTLIHRRETFRAEKILIDKLNARVAEGKIVLKLNSTLDEVLGDNMGVTGARLKNNDGSFDELTVDGVFIAIGHTPNTSLFEGQLTLKDGYLVVQGGRDGNATATSLEGIFAAGDVADHVYRQAITSAGAGCMAALDAERYLDDLQNAKF comes from the coding sequence ATGTCTGAAGTCCGTCATTCGCGAGTGATTATTCTCGGTTCCGGCCCTGCCGGTTACAGCGCCGCCGTCTATGCCGCCCGTGCCAACCTCAAGCCTTTGCTGATCACCGGCATGCAGGCCGGCGGTCAATTGACCACCACCACCGAAGTCGACAACTGGCCGGGCGATGTCCATGGCCTGACCGGCCCGGCGCTGATGGAGCGCATGAAAGAGCACGCCGAGCGCTTTGAAACCGAGATCGTCTTCGATCACATCAATGCCGTGGACTTCGCTGCCAAGCCATACACCCTGACCGGCGACAGCGCGACCTACACCTGCGACGCGCTGATCATCGCCACTGGCGCCAGCGCCCGTTACCTCGGCTTGCCGTCGGAAGAAGCGTTCATGGGCAAAGGCGTTTCGGCCTGCGCGACCTGCGACGGTTTCTTCTATCGCAACAAGCCAGTGGCCGTGGTCGGTGGCGGCAACACCGCTGTCGAAGAAGCGCTGTACCTGGCGAACATCGCCAGCACTGTGACCTTGATCCACCGTCGCGAAACCTTCCGCGCCGAGAAGATCCTGATCGACAAGCTCAATGCCCGGGTGGCCGAAGGCAAGATCGTCCTGAAATTGAACTCGACCCTGGACGAAGTGCTGGGCGACAACATGGGCGTGACCGGTGCTCGCCTGAAGAACAACGATGGCAGCTTCGACGAGCTGACTGTCGACGGTGTGTTCATCGCCATCGGCCACACCCCGAACACGTCGTTGTTCGAAGGCCAGCTGACGTTGAAAGACGGTTACCTGGTGGTGCAGGGCGGCCGTGACGGCAACGCGACGGCCACCAGCCTGGAAGGTATCTTTGCCGCCGGTGACGTGGCTGACCACGTTTACCGTCAGGCCATCACCTCGGCCGGCGCCGGCTGCATGGCGGCACTGGATGCCGAGCGTTACCTCGATGATCTGCAGAACGCCAAGTTCTGA
- a CDS encoding FAD-binding oxidoreductase, translating to MSFPTTWYSQTSLPRATRPELNADQICDVCIIGAGIAGLTAALELSRRGKRVIILEAHQVAWGASGRNGGVVSPGWAEGSGAIRKKLGLKHAKALFQMSVEGVEIVRRNIAELALSGCDPSAGTIRVKRYDDSVGVKSHIDSMRRDFGYSLNYLDTAQVRERAHTSRYFQGVEDPNALHFHPLNYCLGLALAIEASGGRIFEQSKMLAWRRAGADKIVQTAHGTVHCQDLVFCAGGYGGPELQKLSRAYLPIATYVVLTEHLGDSIKTILDSGAAFSDDRRASDYYRIVEGDRLLWGGRITTRNEQNEHALAAMLKADMVSVYPQLAPVNIELAWSGLMGYSTNKMPNLGMLEPGVWACTSFGGHGLNTGSIGGRVIAEAVCGETARHELFKPYLLDWNGGPFGRVAANAIYQSLKVMDFVQERLRG from the coding sequence ATGTCCTTCCCCACCACCTGGTATTCCCAAACCTCGCTGCCCCGCGCAACCAGGCCTGAACTGAACGCCGATCAAATCTGCGACGTCTGCATCATCGGCGCCGGGATTGCCGGCCTGACCGCCGCCCTGGAACTGAGTCGACGCGGCAAACGCGTGATCATCCTTGAAGCCCATCAAGTCGCCTGGGGCGCGTCCGGTCGAAACGGCGGGGTCGTCTCACCGGGCTGGGCCGAAGGTTCGGGGGCGATCCGCAAGAAACTTGGACTGAAACACGCAAAGGCGCTGTTCCAGATGTCGGTCGAAGGCGTGGAAATCGTCCGGCGCAACATTGCCGAACTGGCGCTGTCCGGTTGTGATCCATCCGCCGGTACGATTCGGGTCAAGCGCTACGACGACAGCGTTGGCGTGAAAAGCCATATCGATAGCATGCGCCGGGACTTCGGCTACTCGCTCAACTACCTCGACACCGCCCAAGTCCGCGAACGGGCGCACACTTCGCGCTATTTCCAGGGGGTCGAAGACCCCAATGCCCTGCACTTCCACCCGCTGAATTATTGCCTGGGCCTGGCCTTGGCCATCGAAGCGAGTGGGGGACGGATTTTCGAACAATCGAAAATGCTCGCCTGGCGTCGCGCAGGCGCCGACAAAATCGTCCAGACCGCCCACGGCACCGTGCACTGCCAGGACCTGGTGTTCTGCGCCGGTGGCTACGGCGGCCCGGAGCTGCAAAAACTCAGCCGCGCCTACCTGCCCATCGCGACCTACGTGGTGCTGACCGAACACCTGGGCGACTCGATCAAAACCATCCTCGACTCCGGTGCCGCGTTTTCCGACGACCGCCGCGCTTCGGACTACTACCGCATCGTCGAAGGCGATCGCCTGCTGTGGGGCGGACGCATCACCACCCGCAACGAACAGAACGAACACGCGCTGGCGGCGATGCTCAAGGCGGACATGGTTTCGGTCTATCCGCAATTGGCGCCGGTGAACATCGAACTGGCCTGGTCTGGCCTGATGGGTTACTCCACCAACAAAATGCCCAACCTGGGAATGCTCGAACCAGGCGTCTGGGCCTGCACCTCGTTTGGTGGCCATGGTTTGAACACCGGCTCGATTGGCGGCCGGGTGATTGCCGAGGCGGTGTGTGGGGAAACGGCGCGGCATGAGTTGTTCAAGCCGTACCTGCTGGACTGGAACGGGGGGCCATTCGGACGGGTTGCGGCGAATGCGATTTACCAATCGTTGAAGGTGATGGATTTTGTCCAGGAGCGGTTGCGCGGCTGA
- the cysZ gene encoding sulfate transporter CysZ, with amino-acid sequence MPAPVLSGPQYLREGLRLVLSPSLRLFVLLPLAINLVLFVGLIYLASHQFSLWVETLMPSLPEWLSFLSYVLWPLFVVLVVLMVFFTFTMLANVIAAPFNGFLAEKVEVVVRGTDDFPAFSWGELIAMVPRTLAREMRKLGYFLPRAIGLFILSFIPVVNIIAAPLWLLFGVWMMAIQYIDYPADNHKLGWNEMLAWLRQKRWQSMSFGGSVYLVLLIPVVNILMMPAAVAGATLFWVRERGAENLVVQG; translated from the coding sequence ATGCCCGCCCCCGTTCTGTCCGGCCCGCAATACCTGCGCGAAGGCCTCCGGCTGGTCCTCAGCCCCAGCCTGCGCTTGTTCGTCTTGTTGCCGCTGGCGATCAACCTGGTGCTGTTCGTCGGATTGATCTATTTGGCCAGCCATCAATTCAGCCTGTGGGTCGAGACCTTGATGCCGTCCCTGCCTGAATGGCTGAGCTTTCTCAGTTATGTCCTCTGGCCGCTGTTCGTGGTGCTGGTGGTGTTGATGGTGTTTTTCACCTTCACCATGCTCGCCAATGTCATCGCCGCGCCGTTCAACGGTTTCCTGGCGGAGAAAGTCGAAGTGGTGGTGCGCGGCACCGACGACTTCCCGGCCTTCAGTTGGGGTGAACTGATTGCCATGGTTCCCCGCACCCTCGCCCGGGAAATGCGCAAGCTGGGCTACTTCCTGCCCCGCGCCATCGGCTTGTTCATCCTCTCGTTCATCCCGGTGGTCAACATCATCGCCGCGCCGCTGTGGCTGTTGTTCGGGGTGTGGATGATGGCGATCCAGTACATCGACTACCCGGCGGATAACCACAAGCTGGGCTGGAACGAAATGCTCGCCTGGCTGCGGCAGAAACGCTGGCAGAGCATGAGTTTCGGCGGAAGCGTTTACCTGGTGCTGCTGATCCCGGTGGTCAACATCCTGATGATGCCGGCCGCCGTGGCGGGGGCGACGCTGTTCTGGGTCCGTGAGCGCGGCGCGGAAAACCTGGTGGTCCAGGGCTGA